A section of the Phaseolus vulgaris cultivar G19833 chromosome 8, P. vulgaris v2.0, whole genome shotgun sequence genome encodes:
- the LOC137824683 gene encoding tropomyosin-like — protein sequence MVDDCLPQIVGEGLKDSLEKFEFDNWINQEVASTAKAEAKKTKCDMMMQGLEFSRVENALKDELKSVRQDKKELRKKLHDKLQDTVELESKIIPLREKIATLEEAKKTDAQKMVNLEKRSVERETLLGKVEQDRDKASQELSEAAAELARVRKENNGLRKKANELELEVTQVCEENSGFKTKINELQLEAAQVLTSGFGAALEQLACKYPDLDLSEFSVYNEVVDGKIVPPIDLSP from the coding sequence ATGGTCGACGATTGCCTTCCCCAGATCGTCGGCGAAGGGCTCAAGGACTCTTTGGAGAAGTTTGAGTTCGATAACTGGATCAACCAGGAGGTGGCAAGTACCGCGAAAGCTGAAGCCAAGAAGACCAAATGCGATATGATGATGCAAGGCTTGGAGTTTTCGCGAGTTGAAAACGCCCTCAAGGACGAGCTCAAGAGTGTGCGGCAAGACAAGAAAGAGCTACGCAAGAAGCTTCATGACAAACTTCAAGACAccgtcgagctggagagcaagatcaTCCCTCTTAGGGAGAAAATTGCCACGCTGGAGGAGGCAAAGAAAACTGACGCCCAGAAGatggtcaacctggagaagaggTCAGTCGAGAGAGAGACCCTTCTAGGAAAGGTTGAGCAAGATCGGGATAAGGCCTCCCAGGAACTTAGTGAAGCTGCTGCTGAGCTTGCCCGAGTTCGCAAGGAGAACAACGGGCTCAGGAAGAAGGCCAACGAGCTCGAGCTTGAAGTCACCCAGGTTTGTGAAGAGAACAGTGGGTTCAAGACGAAGATCAACGAGCTTCAGCTTGAGGCTGCCCAGGTTCTAACTTCCGGCTTTGGCGCTGCTTTGGAGCAGCTTGCTTGCAAATATCCTGACCTTGATCTTTCTGAGTTCTCAGTatacaacgaggtggtggacggcaaGATCGTGCCCCCGATTGACTTATCTCCTTGA